In Janthinobacterium rivuli, a single genomic region encodes these proteins:
- the bamE gene encoding outer membrane protein assembly factor BamE domain-containing protein, with amino-acid sequence MKWFSVFVLALLAACSGTRALHASKNVPYATLEQTVQAGISTREQVRAALGESTSIRFDSGNEVWMYTYPAASGAQGEYVILFGGDGVVKKVRSGEVYRVKQ; translated from the coding sequence ATGAAGTGGTTCAGTGTCTTCGTGCTGGCGCTGCTGGCCGCCTGCTCCGGCACGCGCGCCTTGCATGCGAGCAAGAATGTGCCCTACGCTACGCTGGAGCAAACGGTGCAAGCAGGCATCAGCACGCGCGAGCAAGTACGCGCCGCGCTGGGCGAGAGCACGTCCATCCGTTTCGACAGCGGCAATGAAGTGTGGATGTACACCTACCCGGCCGCCTCGGGCGCGCAGGGAGAGTACGTGATTCTGTTTGGCGGGGATGGGGTGGTGAAGAAAGTACGCAGCGGGGAAGTGTACCGGGTGAAGCAGTAA
- a CDS encoding DEAD/DEAH box helicase, protein MSDTPISLFSDLNLSEPLIRALKDVGYETPSPIQAATIPLLLANRDVLGQAQTGTGKTAAFALPILSRIDLKQSSPQALVLAPTRELAIQVAEAFQVYAAHIPGFHVLPIYGGQSYGPQLSALRRGVHVIVGTPGRVIDHLDKGSLDLSKLKTLVLDEADEMLRMGFIDDVERILKETPEGHQTALFSATMPSVIKRIATTYLMNPAEVTVAAKTGTADNIRQRYWLVSGMHKLDALTRILEAEAFDGMIIFARTKLGTEELAGKLQARGFSAAAINGDIQQAQRERTIQQLKDGKIDILVATDVAARGLDVERISHVVNYDVPHDPESYTHRIGRTGRAGRSGEAILFITPREKNLLKAIERSTRQPIGMLELPTIQAVNDVRIAKFKEQISETLALGELEQFQSLIEDFEREQNIPAIEIAAALAKMARGNTPLLLDKNKAREQATWQDDRPVRQDRFERNDRPERGDRFDRNERSDRGERPAFPKKERIQRPADAGMQTFRIEVGHQHGVKPGNIVGAIANEAGIDSKNIGRIEIYDDYSVLDLPDSMPKELLDQLKTVWVAGQQLRISRDGDAPDLAPPAAPRKPFAAKSAPAFKDAPADAGDAAPAPRAPKKERPRPGVTAYRIEVGREHAVTPSNIVGAIANEANLEAKHIGRIDIFDNYSVLDLPEGMPPEILDHLKSVVVSGQKLRISLDDGTTERKPAPPRPKSPRKTFK, encoded by the coding sequence ATGTCTGATACACCAATTTCCTTATTTTCCGACCTTAACCTGAGCGAGCCGCTGATTCGCGCGCTCAAGGACGTCGGTTACGAAACACCGTCGCCTATCCAGGCGGCCACGATTCCATTATTGCTCGCGAACCGCGACGTGCTGGGCCAGGCGCAAACAGGCACGGGTAAGACCGCCGCCTTCGCCTTGCCGATCCTGTCGCGCATCGATCTGAAACAAAGCTCACCCCAAGCCCTGGTCCTGGCACCGACGCGCGAACTGGCCATCCAGGTCGCCGAAGCGTTCCAGGTGTACGCCGCCCACATCCCCGGCTTCCACGTGTTGCCGATCTACGGCGGCCAAAGCTATGGCCCGCAGCTGTCGGCCCTGCGCCGCGGCGTGCACGTCATCGTCGGCACCCCAGGCCGCGTCATCGATCACCTGGACAAGGGTTCGCTCGACTTGTCCAAGCTGAAAACCCTGGTGCTGGACGAAGCCGATGAAATGCTGCGCATGGGCTTTATCGACGACGTCGAACGTATCTTGAAAGAAACCCCGGAAGGCCATCAAACGGCCCTGTTCTCGGCCACCATGCCTTCCGTCATCAAGCGCATCGCCACGACCTATCTGATGAACCCGGCCGAAGTGACGGTCGCCGCCAAGACGGGCACGGCCGACAACATCCGCCAGCGCTACTGGCTGGTGTCGGGCATGCACAAGCTCGACGCGCTGACCCGCATCCTGGAAGCGGAAGCGTTTGACGGCATGATCATCTTTGCCCGCACCAAGCTGGGTACGGAAGAGCTGGCCGGCAAGCTGCAAGCGCGTGGCTTCTCGGCTGCCGCCATCAATGGCGACATCCAGCAAGCCCAGCGCGAGCGCACGATCCAGCAGTTGAAAGACGGCAAGATCGACATCCTCGTGGCAACCGACGTGGCCGCCCGCGGCCTGGACGTCGAGCGCATCAGCCACGTCGTCAACTACGACGTGCCGCACGATCCGGAAAGCTACACCCACCGCATCGGCCGCACGGGCCGCGCCGGCCGCAGCGGCGAAGCGATTTTGTTCATCACCCCGCGTGAAAAGAACTTGTTGAAAGCCATCGAACGCTCGACCCGCCAGCCGATCGGCATGCTGGAACTGCCGACGATCCAGGCCGTCAACGACGTGCGTATCGCCAAGTTCAAGGAGCAAATCAGCGAAACCCTGGCCCTGGGCGAGCTGGAACAGTTCCAGTCGCTGATCGAGGATTTCGAGCGCGAGCAAAACATTCCCGCCATCGAAATCGCCGCCGCCCTGGCGAAGATGGCGCGTGGCAATACGCCGCTGCTGCTGGACAAGAACAAGGCGCGCGAGCAAGCCACGTGGCAGGACGACCGTCCTGTGCGCCAAGACCGTTTTGAGCGCAACGACCGTCCGGAACGGGGCGACCGCTTCGACCGTAACGAGCGCAGCGACCGTGGCGAACGCCCGGCCTTCCCGAAAAAAGAACGCATTCAACGTCCAGCCGACGCCGGCATGCAGACCTTCCGCATTGAAGTCGGTCATCAGCATGGCGTAAAACCAGGCAATATCGTGGGCGCCATCGCCAACGAAGCGGGCATCGATTCGAAAAACATCGGCCGCATCGAAATCTATGACGACTACAGCGTCCTGGACTTGCCAGACAGCATGCCGAAAGAATTGCTGGACCAGCTGAAAACCGTGTGGGTCGCGGGCCAGCAGCTGCGCATCAGCCGTGACGGCGACGCGCCGGACCTGGCGCCGCCAGCCGCGCCACGCAAGCCGTTTGCCGCCAAGTCCGCGCCAGCGTTCAAGGATGCGCCAGCGGACGCGGGCGACGCAGCACCTGCACCGCGCGCGCCGAAGAAGGAACGTCCACGCCCGGGCGTGACGGCTTACCGCATCGAAGTGGGCCGTGAGCACGCTGTGACGCCAAGCAACATCGTCGGCGCCATCGCCAACGAAGCGAACCTGGAAGCCAAGCATATCGGCCGCATCGATATCTTTGACAACTACAGCGTGCTGGACCTGCCGGAAGGCATGCCGCCGGAAATCCTCGACCACCTGAAATCGGTCGTCGTTTCTGGCCAGAAACTGCGCATCAGCCTCGACGATGGCACGACGGAGCGCAAGCCTGCGCCACCGCGTCCGAAGTCGCCGCGCAAAACGTTCAAGTAA
- a CDS encoding methyl-accepting chemotaxis protein, which produces MRVNTPITQNEYVLNEGMTIVSTTDLQGNINYANQYFIEVSGFSEMELLGAPQNILRHPDMPAEAFADLWDTIKTGMPWTGMVKNRCKNGDFYWVFANITPVIENGRPIGYMSVRTKPSREQINEAAALYKSFKDGNTSKLAIRNGRVVRQGWVAKLAEWRKLTLSQDLAFHCIVFGVVLAILGCAVWNIDGDTSTATRSWLSGAAAAAVALMLYFWAHLHNSLVAPLGDAVTMARKMAGGDLTGVIDKVRDDDMGQLMAALRQTNINLHSIIGDVRANFEDIRITTAEIATGNMDLSSRTESQASSLEQTAASMEELTSTVQNSADHVDTANKLAAQASTVAAKGGTIVSEVVTTMDEISTSSRKILDIIGLIDGIAFQTNILALNAAVEAARAGEHGRGFAVVAGEVRSLAQRSATAAKEVKNLIDHSIATVNAGSVLTSNAGATMTEVIASVARVTEVMDEISSTTREQNQGIGQVNQAVIHMDGITQQNAALVEQAAAAASSLAQRTESVAQSIGIFKLKASPKRKAAGVGRSVGAGVAARALLKAR; this is translated from the coding sequence ATGCGGGTCAATACGCCTATCACGCAAAATGAATACGTATTAAATGAAGGCATGACGATTGTTTCCACGACGGATTTACAGGGAAACATCAATTACGCTAATCAGTATTTCATTGAAGTCAGCGGTTTTTCAGAAATGGAACTGCTGGGTGCGCCACAGAATATCCTGCGTCATCCCGATATGCCGGCCGAAGCGTTTGCCGACCTGTGGGACACCATCAAGACGGGCATGCCGTGGACCGGCATGGTCAAGAACCGCTGCAAGAACGGTGATTTCTACTGGGTCTTCGCCAATATCACGCCCGTGATCGAAAACGGCCGCCCGATCGGTTATATGTCCGTGCGCACCAAGCCCTCGCGCGAGCAGATCAACGAAGCGGCAGCCCTGTATAAAAGTTTCAAAGACGGCAATACCTCCAAGCTGGCGATCCGCAATGGCCGCGTCGTGCGCCAGGGCTGGGTCGCCAAGCTGGCCGAATGGCGCAAGCTGACCCTGTCGCAAGACCTGGCCTTCCATTGCATCGTCTTTGGCGTGGTGCTGGCCATCCTCGGCTGCGCCGTGTGGAATATCGATGGAGACACAAGCACGGCCACGCGCAGCTGGCTCAGCGGTGCCGCCGCCGCCGCCGTCGCGCTGATGCTGTATTTCTGGGCCCATCTGCACAATTCGCTCGTCGCTCCGCTGGGTGACGCCGTCACGATGGCGCGCAAGATGGCGGGCGGCGACTTGACGGGCGTCATCGACAAAGTGCGCGACGACGACATGGGCCAATTGATGGCGGCCTTGCGCCAGACCAACATCAACTTGCACAGCATCATCGGCGACGTGCGCGCCAACTTCGAGGATATCCGCATCACCACGGCCGAGATCGCCACGGGCAATATGGACTTGTCCAGCCGCACGGAATCGCAGGCGTCCAGCCTGGAACAGACGGCGGCCAGCATGGAAGAGCTGACGTCCACCGTGCAGAACAGCGCCGACCACGTGGACACGGCCAACAAGCTGGCAGCGCAGGCGTCGACCGTCGCGGCCAAGGGCGGCACCATCGTCAGCGAAGTGGTCACCACGATGGACGAGATCAGCACCTCGTCGCGCAAGATTCTCGACATCATCGGCTTGATCGATGGCATCGCCTTCCAGACGAATATCCTCGCCTTGAACGCGGCCGTGGAAGCGGCCCGCGCGGGCGAGCATGGCCGCGGCTTTGCCGTCGTGGCCGGCGAAGTGCGCAGCCTGGCGCAGCGCTCGGCAACAGCGGCAAAAGAAGTGAAAAACCTGATCGACCATTCGATCGCCACCGTGAATGCGGGCAGCGTGCTGACCAGCAATGCGGGCGCCACCATGACGGAAGTGATCGCCTCGGTGGCCCGCGTGACGGAAGTGATGGACGAGATTTCCTCGACCACGCGCGAGCAGAACCAGGGCATCGGGCAAGTCAACCAGGCCGTCATCCACATGGATGGCATCACGCAGCAGAACGCGGCGCTGGTGGAGCAGGCGGCCGCGGCCGCCAGCAGCCTGGCGCAGCGCACCGAGAGCGTGGCCCAGTCGATCGGCATCTTCAAATTAAAGGCCTCGCCCAAGCGCAAGGCGGCCGGCGTGGGGCGTAGCGTGGGTGCGGGTGTGGCAGCAAGGGCGCTGTTAAAGGCCAGGTAG